In Flavobacterium sp. 83, the genomic window AAACAATAAGAAAATTTTTCGTGTAATTGGGAAAGGATACACAACAGGAATGTCACGTTTCTTCTTTAAAGTTGATGATTTATACGAAAGTTATATCGATAAGGAAACCAGAAACCCATATCAATTTGTAAGAAAGATCAACGAAGGCGGCTACACTAAAAATCAAGAAGGGTTTTTCAATCAAACTACTAATAAAATTCTTGTAAAAGATTACAAACACAAAAACGAGAAAACAATTGTAATTCCTAAGAACACACAAGACATTTTGTCTACTTTTTATTATTTAAGAAATTACCCGAGTATTGATAAAATTAAAGTAGGAGAATCAATAGCGATAGACATGTTCTTTGATGATGAATCTACAAAGTTTAAGATGAAATTTATAGGGCGTGAAGATATTACAACTAAATTTGGCGTTGTTTCTGCTATGGTGTTTAGACCTTTAGTACAATCTGGTCGTGTTTTTAAAGAACAGGAAAGTTTAACTGTTTGGATTTCAGATGATGATAATAAAATACCCTTGCGAATTAAAGCAAGTTTGGCTGTAGGATCAATCAAAGCAGATTTAGATGAATTTAGGGGATTGAAGAATCAGTTTAAAATAAAAAATAATAATGGAGAATAATAATTCTGAAGCAATTTTAAAAGAAATTGAGCTAAAATACCAAGCAATAGACCAGAAAACCGAAACGCATTTAGAAGGATTACTTTGGTCTAAGCCAATTACTTATTGGGATTATATTCAAACCGATGCATTATTAAATCTTCAAATTCAAAGAACAATACTTCCCGATGAAATGGTTTTTATCATGTATCATCAAGTCAATGAATTGATTTTCAAGATGATTTTATGGGAAATGAACCAAATTTCTTATTGTGAAGATATTAAAGCAGATTTCTTCACTGAAAGGTTAATGAGGATCAGTCGCTATTTTGATATGCTGACAACTTCTTTCGGAATTATGGAAGACGGAATGGAAGTAGATCAATACATGAAATTTAGAAACACACTTACCCCGGCAAGTGGTTTTCAAAGTGCCCAATATAGATTAATAGAGTTTTGTTCTACTGATTTAATAAATCTTATTGATTACCGTTATAGAAGTTCAATTGATAAGAATGCTTCTTTTGAATTTACATTCGAACATTTGTATTGGCAAGCTGCAGGAAAAGATTACCAAACAGGGAAAAAATCATTTCTTTTAGAGGAATTTGAAAGAAAATACAAAGGAATGTTCTTAAACCACATGGAGGAATACAAGACTATAAACATATGGCAAAAATTCAAGCAACTTCCTGATGCAGATCAAAAAAATCCAGAGTTAATTAAAGCGATGCGCCATTATGATCATACTGTAAATATTACTTGGGTAATGCAGCATTTAAATGTAGCGATAAAATATATTGATCATAGCGGAAAAGGCGATGGCGAGGCTACCGGTGGAAGTGACTGGAGAAAATACATGCATCCAAAATACCAACGCAGAATATTTTTTCCTGAATTATGGACAAAGGATGAGCTAGCGCACTGGGGGGAATAAAAATAATTAGAATACAAAAATAATATAGTTTGAAACAAGTATTAATAGCAATTATAGTATTGTTTTCTTTGGTTTCTTGCAATAAATCGAATGATACAATAGACGAAGAAATTGTAAAACCAGTAGTTAAAAAAGTAGAGTTTGGGTTTAAATACTCTGATTTTAATGTGATTCATGATACCGTCAAAAAAGGCGATACTTTTGGTACGATTATCGAAAATCAAAACATTGGTACAAAGAAAGTTTATGATATCATTGAAAAAGTAAGAGATACATTTGATGTTAGGATAATTAGAATCAACAAACCGTATACGCTGCTTAGATCCAAAAACAAAACAAACAATTTACAAGTTTTTATTTATCAGCCGGATGCATTAACCTATTATGTTGTTGATTTGCGAGATACAACCGTTGTTGTTTATAAAAAGACAAGACCCGTAAC contains:
- a CDS encoding DUF3108 domain-containing protein; amino-acid sequence: MKKIILFILFITTVSFDSQKEDAYDVGEYFKFRIHYGIVNAGYATLEVKDAVVNNKKIFRVIGKGYTTGMSRFFFKVDDLYESYIDKETRNPYQFVRKINEGGYTKNQEGFFNQTTNKILVKDYKHKNEKTIVIPKNTQDILSTFYYLRNYPSIDKIKVGESIAIDMFFDDESTKFKMKFIGREDITTKFGVVSAMVFRPLVQSGRVFKEQESLTVWISDDDNKIPLRIKASLAVGSIKADLDEFRGLKNQFKIKNNNGE
- a CDS encoding tryptophan 2,3-dioxygenase family protein, with product MENNNSEAILKEIELKYQAIDQKTETHLEGLLWSKPITYWDYIQTDALLNLQIQRTILPDEMVFIMYHQVNELIFKMILWEMNQISYCEDIKADFFTERLMRISRYFDMLTTSFGIMEDGMEVDQYMKFRNTLTPASGFQSAQYRLIEFCSTDLINLIDYRYRSSIDKNASFEFTFEHLYWQAAGKDYQTGKKSFLLEEFERKYKGMFLNHMEEYKTINIWQKFKQLPDADQKNPELIKAMRHYDHTVNITWVMQHLNVAIKYIDHSGKGDGEATGGSDWRKYMHPKYQRRIFFPELWTKDELAHWGE